In the genome of Natronomonas salina, the window GCCGCGCTCGACGAGCGCGACGTCCATCCCCGCCTCGGCGGCCGCCGAGGCGACGATGTTGCCCGTACCACCGCCGAGGACGACGAGATCGAACTCTGGCATCTGGATGCCCGGGACTACGCCGGGCGCACCCTTGGCTATTGGGTGGCGTCGGCCCCGGACTCGTCGTCGGTCCGCGCTCGGTCCAGGTAGACGAGCGTCCCGCGGTCGGCGTCGAGCCAGCGGAGCGCCCGGACGACGGCGCCGTCCTCGAGCGCGTGGACGTCGCGGACCGACCGGGCGCCGGCCAGCCACCCGCGGAGGTAGGTCGCGTCGCGCTCGCCGTCGTACCCGACCAGCGCGGCGGTCGGCCGGTGGTCGTCGCCCGGCCCGCGCAGCGCGAGGACGAGGTACGTCCGGACGGCGAAGTCACGGTCGACGACGTACAGCGCCTCGTGGATCAGCGGGTCCACGCGCTCGCAGACCTCGACGAAGGACAGGCCCGTCGCCACCGGATCGGGATCGACCGCCGTCTCGTGGTCGCCGGTGAGGTAGCCGCCCGC includes:
- a CDS encoding DUF6735 family protein — its product is MGHRTLVAYDRAGYDLHYSHWGVDSDALTPETPFGGPPDDGWAGECADELLDPAGGYLTGDHETAVDPDPVATGLSFVEVCERVDPLIHEALYVVDRDFAVRTYLVLALRGPGDDHRPTAALVGYDGERDATYLRGWLAGARSVRDVHALEDGAVVRALRWLDADRGTLVYLDRARTDDESGADATQ